gtCAAACAAGCTCTAATCTTTCTGAGGTGTAGGAATGCTATAAATATTTGCTCAAGAACCATAAGTTAATAGCTAAACATTTTTAAGTTCAAGACACCAGTGAAAACTCACATAAGAATTAATGTCACCAGTGCAATAAATATTTGCTCAAGAACCATAAGTTGATAGCAAAACGTTTTTATGTTCAAGACACCAGTGCTATATTCATGTTGAAACCTCACATAAGAATTAAGGTCACGCTTATGTGAAATTTAAGGAATCAGGCAACATAAGTACCTTAAGCAGAAATTATGCAGGAAAATAGCATGCACAATACTGGGTTTTATGATATAACTAAAGAAGCatttaaaattgttctcaaaaagaATTTCAGTCATACTTtagataaaaacatttttggagCCTAAAACATAAGTTGAGCCTGATTTCTTCTTATAGgctataaaaaatggaaaaataaaaaagaaactcaACATTTGAATTTGTCAATAGGAGCAAATGTTCACTAATCATCAAAATTGGTTTGGTGTGTTTAAATAAACCAGCTATCACTTGGGCAGTCAAGAATAAGTTTAAAAGATAAGCTTTATACCTCACGATgcttataattttcttcatcttcttctttatcACGAATTCTTCCAAGATCCATTGCCTCCCTCTTATATTCCAACTCTAACTCCTCTAATGTCTGTGGGGCGGCAGGGTATTCAAACTTACGGCCAGATTGCATATCAGATCCTCGTCTCTCAGTATCCCACCCATCATTTCTGTAGACCCCCACACTCTGATTATGTCCATCATATGAATTATATGAACTGCCCGTGTAAGGGGGCTGAGCTGGAGATTTTGAATGGCTTGAACGACCTCTAGCTCCATCATTACCATAAGCTTCAGCAAAGGAAGAGTATGTTAAGCACTTGATTCAAGATGCTAACATAGATGGTAGCTTTAATTAGACATGCTATCTTATATTCACTCAGTGAATCCATCCGATGCAAACAATGCTGATATACTTTCAGTAAATATATTCGTTTTGGAGACAATCCGATCAATTCAGACTCACCCAGGAAAGTTACTTCAGAATCGAACACATAATGCTTGAACATAATAACTTACCTCTTGCTGCAAACAAAAATGATAAGCAACAAGTAGTAtcattaataattcaaaaaatgggAGGTCAACAAGAGACACGTATGAAAATATCTAAGGACCTAATAAGCTACGAACATGGGATTACCAGCTTTTTATGGATGCCGTAAATATATCGTATGCTGTCCCTACCTTGTGGGGAACCTCTTGACAGTTTCTGCATATCGTCACGAATACGGTCTTCCACAACTCTCTCTTGCCTGCCAAATCTCTGTTGGAACTGTGCTATATTTTGTGGACTAGGATGAGATTTTTGGGATTCAGAGCGTCCAAACCGAGGGCCAACAGGGCTCCGCTCAGGTGACCTAGACCTATTCATGTGAGAAGTAGACGAAGCCTTTTTATTACCCTCCTCCTTAATCACTTTGTGCACTGCATCAACACCTTTTGCCAAAATTAGCCTATCCTTGCCACTAACAATTATAAATTTCTCctccattttaattttacagCCAACATCCTTTTCAATCTTGTGTATCACTTTCTCTGTGAAAAGCGCCTTCACATGCTTTTCTCTTGCAGGAACCCTTTCAAAGAAATCTTGAGACTTGCGGTTTGCTCCAAGAGTAGATGGGCATCCCTGTATATGTTCCAAGCATAACATTCAACCCAAATAGAGAACACATTGAGTGTTCGGTTTtaggaaagtactaaggaaaaaaaatgctatgaaaaatgattttctcatctTTGGTATTAccaaatcaaataagaaaaaaaaaatcaaatatagttacaattagttaaaaacttacaagtatgagaaaaaaatcaaataaaataagaaaaaaaatcaaatataataccTTGACCTTTTTTTCTACCAAAAACAAGGTCAATTGCATATCAGAACTGACAAGCAAATTCTctcataatagaaaaaataatgcattacTATAATGCTTTATTCCGACACCCTTTGGAAAAGAATTGATAGAGAAAGCAACAGCACCTGAGTAAAGTGGCCTGATTCGCCACATATTTTGCAGatcatttcttcttcctttcttttcttccagtTCCTCTCTGTAGCTTTAGACTTAGCCTCCCAAACCTTAGCTTCCCTACTGGTGAAATCTGTTGGGACAGCATTGGGGTCACGAGGTTCCTCTTCCTCATCAGAACTTGCATGAGACCTTTTGCTTGTTTTCGCTTTATCTTGTACATTGCTGGTGGTAGATCGAGGAGGACCAGTATATTCCTTATAAATTTCGCTAAAATCATCATCGTCTGGTTCTGGTCTTTTCGCCATCCAATGAAAACCTGCATTGCCAAACATTACCCAGCCATAATAATATATGTGGaacaaagaaatcaaaacaCAAACAAATGGATAAGCccgaaaataaaatttgaaatacaGTCCCAATCGAAACGCATGCTAGAATCCTTATTTCTATGGATACAAAAACTGAAGTGATAACAGTGTGCCTGCTAATTTACAACCCAGCTCACCCAAAAGAATACCTAGCAAGACCCCTCGAAActaattccaatttttatcgattacaaaaaccaaacagaaaccaaaaaaaataaaaaaggaacacCACCATTCAACATAATCACCAGAAACATCACCAACGACATACATGCAAACAGATTCGAATCGAAGCACACATTCGAATAGGACTCGAATCGCGCAAAAAGCAGAGAAATTGAGAATACCGTCAGTTGAAAATTGGATTGGATTGAATCCGTAATCTGCAATCGAAGAACATAGAAGAATCGAGAGAAAGAGATTACCCGAGGAGCGACAGCGGCGAGAGAGAGTGAGGGCTTGAACAATGAAGACCACCACGGCTAGGGCTTGTTTTTCGTTTTACTTTTTAGAATGGGTTTTTCTTATTTGCTTTTCTGCCCCTTTTATTTTGCGGGTATTGCATAGTAGGCCCATTTATATGCACACACGCTGATATGGCCCCGCTTTATCAACAATAGCCAATAGGAATAGCATTGGATGGACAAGGCTTCGGCCCCTTCTGTGTACGGGCTGGGCTTCCAATGACAACATGAAGCCTggcccaaatatttttttactaatcCTGGGCCATAGATTCTTGCTTGAGCCcaacttttatttttgatgGATGCCAGAGCAATTATCAGTATGTCTATTTTGCTCATTTGTTTGTAATCAAAGAGAGGCACTGCAATCcccaaaaagatatataaagaaaaaaccaaaatggaaggaaataaacaaaaagaaaataaataaaatattcattcaaAATGGGCTCAGAAAATTCAAAATCCCTACTAAACTAAAATTCggatcttaaaatttaaataaaagttaaattttattatttttaaaatttaaaatataaaaataatgtttaacttaaaaaaaaaaaccatacaaaaatatttaaagtttattaataCTTTTTTGGCTTTAACAGCTTCATTTAGGAATGACAACCGCCAAACTCTACAGGATTATCCCATCTTAATCTATTCCAATTATTTTAATACAGGTAGTATTTGTTTCttaacttaatagaaaaagttaaaatatttaactttttttattcaactaaaaataatttatttatataaataaatataattaaaataaatttgttatcgGTAGATTCAATTCAATTATATATGTTAATATCATTAAgttacttttaaataaaaacaatacaatatttaaaaaaatgaaattttaattacattaataataaatatcatataatttattttatgaaatatagtttttattttatacatgttaaataaggaaaaattgaaaaatatatttatttattttaattatacatgtaaatagaataatttaaatttcaattaatgtGCCACGAGCCTAGTTGAACCCTCTTATGTTGATTTTTATCACTATTAGTTTTTGATggtatattataatattttttaatagggATCAACTTTTGTCAATATTCCAAAATAACATTACTAGAGGAAAACAACAACATCATATTGAAACGCCTGATACCTGCAAGAGAGCATACACCCTAATTCACCCCAAAAGTCAAGAACTTCGACATTTGATATTTCCAAGACatgtaaaatgaaatatataattttccaATAGTCCATGACAACTATTTTAGATTCAAGCTGTGGCCTCACTCCCTCTCAGGCAAATTTGTAGGGTTTCGATTTCGCATAAGCCGGACCAGTGAACGAAGCTGGAGAGGCTCAGAGGAGACCGCTTCGGCGAGCAGCCGGAGCACCACCGCGCACCTCACTCCGGCGGTGCCTTTGCCCGCTACACCGACGACCACGTCGCTCCCCATGACAGGAGCTTCGATCATCACAGGGCCGGTTTCTCCGGCGACGGCCACCACCACCACAACCACAATCACCATTTCAATGGTGAACCGAATGACTCGTATGGCGGTGGTGGATTCCGGACAATTGGCGGTGGCGGGCACGTTCCCGATCACTTCGGGCCCTTTTCTGGCAGGAAGAGATGGTTGAATCACTCCGGTCATGGTGCTTATCGTGTTAACTtccttgttttattatttttttcgtTTTAGTTGTCGGCTTACCTgcttggttgccgagaaaacgCAGGAAAAGTGaagaattgaaacaaaattcttttaattgagAAAACAGAAATCTAAACTTGCAGTCATTTGAGAATAATACAGTTAATATACTTGTCCAGTCATGTTATCAAATATTTGAGTCCTCTCTCAGTTTTTAGGTGTTAGGATGTGGCAATATAGCCTCTTATATCTGCAAATCATTGATTTAGAATTCATGTTCATTCATCTCTTTGCAATCTTCAATTCTAGATTCTGTGTATCCTGTTTTGCTGACACGATGACCTTTTTAGATTACAATGAGGGTGTCGCCTTTGTGAAACTTTATGTTGGATGCGTTCCAAGAACTGTAACAGAAGAAGATGTAAGTTATTGTTTCATTAGCCATCACCATTTCCATAATTTTCGTGGGATTTGCATAAATCATAAACATGTAGATACTAGTTTAATTAATTccctttattgatttttagaCATTGCAAAATCCCGAATCTTGAATTTCTATATAACCATGTTTATATCATAGGAAGTTGACCTTTTAGGAGTAcaatttattggtttttttttttttttacattgaacTATACTTAATATCATCTGGCCAAAGGAAAACTTTGACAtttctgttttctttctctGATGTTCGTTTTTCAAGCCTCTCTTTAAGGTGTTGACAATtataaagcatttttttttttttttttggcatttgcATTTGCAAGTTAATGATAGCTAATATTGTCATATGCCCTTTTTCTAACTACTTTTCTGTATATTAATTTTGGGCATTGCCTTGGGCATGTCAGATTCGCTCCTTGTTTGAAGAACATGGAAAGATTGTTGAGGTTGTTTTACTCAAGGATAAGAGAACTGGCCAACAACAAGGTATTGGAATGCATATCTTCTATGAATTCAATGACTGATTTTCTAACCCCTTATACATGTCATCATTGTGCTTAGATTATACTTACAACAACCATGTATATGTTTTTGGCAATGCTTACAATTACAGAATATGAAGAAGTAATAACAATCTATCATAACTTATATCAAAATGTTTACTTCTGCAGAATGCTGTTTTGTAAAATATGCAACCATGGACGAAGCTGACAGAGCTATTAAAGCTTTAAATAACCAACGAACTTTGCCTGGGGTGAGTTCTCTTGCGCTGGGACTgatagataaaatatttctcttGCTGTTTTTTGCTCCTGTCAGGTTAtctgtgttttcttttttttcttttttgatgcaTTTGTGTTTTCCAGGGAGTGGCAGCCATCAAAGTTAGATATGCTGATGGGGAACGGGAGCGCCTTGCTAATTGCCCTACACTTGCAAAAGGTATTCTGAAACCTCCAACTCCCCATCCCTGTTCAGTTATACTTCCCAGGATTGCAAGCATGTGCTGAGCATTCTAGATTCTTAAGACAAACTTCAAGCCTGCACTGAGCACCTCATACCTTTTAGATTCTTAAGGCATATTCTTCTCTGAGCAAATATTAGTTACATTTGCATGTGCAGATTCATTTTTATGTACTGTCCAGTGCATATTGCATATACTGTCCAGTGCATaagatttttgtggaaaaggTAAATTAGTTGTATGCATTAGTTTCATTCTTGTAACATGGTTTTAATTTTCCATGATCACCAGTTTCTACGCATTGGCTTTGTGTTGCTGGATGCATATGTATCTTCATTGGCATACCTATGTTGTCAGATGCAGCCTGCATTTTTAGTTTCATCAAGTAAACAAATTCTTCTCTCACCTCCATTCATTTCTGACATTTgacgtcttcttcttcttcttcttcttcttcttcttattcttaaTAGCAGGGCTAGCAGGGCCAGCAGGGCCAGGACCAGCAGGACCAGCAGGACCGGCAGGACCGGCAGGACCAGCAGGACCGCCAGGACCAGCAGGACCGGCAGGACCAGCAGGACCGGCCGGGCCGGCAAGGCCAGCAGGGCCATTTGAGGACAAACTCTATGTTGGTTATCTGAACAAGCAAGCTTCAAAAAGGGAAATTGAGGAAGTATGCTCTAAAGCTATTGAGCAATCAAGTTTATTTTAGCATTGCCtcagtaaaaaaggaaaaataaaaataaaagaaaattcccTTTTTAGTACTTCTTCACATTGTACATTGGCAGGCAAGATTAATAGTCTGATGCATATTTGTTGATGTACTTGGAATACATTGTTGGGCACAGTGCTTGTACACTTGGTAGGCCACCCATTATTGAACATAGGATAGGAGGTCAAGCTCATAGACCATATATATGTGACTCTGAGATATATATGGCCTATATGTTGATGTGCATTGGCATATACATGCAAGACATATGGGAATATGCAAGTTAACAGTCAGATGCACATATGCTGATGTGCCTGAAACTTTTTGCAATATATTTTTTGGCACTCTGCTTTTACACTTGGTATGCCACACATTAAATAGTTTGAAAATCGTTAAATCAAGCTGATAAGGCATATGCATAAGAAACACAACAGTGAAATTTTTTACTCAGGTCAGAAATAGCTTGGTAGCAAATCATTGTAGCAGATTGCTTATGTTAGCATTGGTCTGAGAATAAAACCTCCCATTTTTCTTGAATCGAGTGTACATTCCATACAAGAGTTACTAAAATGACTAGaaaatattctttctttttctctttgtgCTTCAATTGTTTACCCTTCTTGTATGTGCTGTTACtttttgagttcaagtttaTGTGTTTTACATGGATCTTTTATATGCCAGATATTTTCCCCTTATGGCATCGTTGAAGATATCTTCATTGTACGGGACGACATGAAGCAGAGTCGTGGTGTGTCTGTTGTTCTTATTGTTTGATTTGTCTTTCTTATTCAATCTTGAAGTACACTTGCATAAATGAAACGGCAGATTGGAAGGGGACTTCTGCAGTTGTGCTCTAATCTGCATATTAGCCAGTTTGCTTGGTGTCCCCTGAAGGTCTCCAGGTTCTCTTTAACATGATTAAAGTACCTTAGAGATTATTTGTTCTTTCAGTTTCTTCCACATATAACATGTTTCAATGAAGGggaaaaaagggcaaaaactTTAGGTCAGCTAGTTGATCCATTGGTTGCTTTATCTACCTGTGTTGGCCCAATTCTGAGACCCATCTCACAACATTTGTAGAACTAGTGTGATAGGCTCTAATGGCTGCTTTACTTGTGTATTCCATAACAGTTCTTGATAAAgttttatctcaaattttaggACCCCATATATTTGGGTTAGCTTGTGTTTTTCACTAGTTTGGATTTTATCTGATTTGAAGGTTGTGGATTTGTTAAGCTTTCTAATAGAGATATGGCAGTGGCAGCAATCAATGCTCTAAATGGAAATTACGTGATGAGGGTAAAGcctattaattattttgatgtgTATTGCTACTTGGGTTCTACTTCTGCCCctgattattttctttttcttgttgatTAAGGGTTGTGATCAGCCACTAATTGTCCGTTTTGCGGATCCTAAGAAGCCTAGGATTGGAGAATCAaggtttttttccttaaaatttctCTTCCTTTACATATTTTATGAGAACTGTGAATCTATGTTGTGTTTTATGTATAGATTATATGTATAGTTCAACTAAATGAGTTATTACTGAAGGAGCTGGGACCCACCACTCAGTTGGCCCCATTTTAAAGATTTCCTACTGTACCATCAGCTACTTTGTGATCTCCCTATTTAATCCTAAGGGACATAGTAAAGAAAAAGAGCATTGTATTAGCCCACTTTGATTTTAGATGTTAGCTCCTTTGGTGGAAGAACTCAAATGATTGATTCCATTCACCGCATATCATTTatgt
Above is a genomic segment from Vitis riparia cultivar Riparia Gloire de Montpellier isolate 1030 chromosome 7, EGFV_Vit.rip_1.0, whole genome shotgun sequence containing:
- the LOC117918684 gene encoding uncharacterized protein LOC117918684 isoform X3 yields the protein MAKRPEPDDDDFSEIYKEYTGPPRSTTSNVQDKAKTSKRSHASSDEEEEPRDPNAVPTDFTSREAKVWEAKSKATERNWKKRKEEEMICKICGESGHFTQGCPSTLGANRKSQDFFERVPAREKHVKALFTEKVIHKIEKDVGCKIKMEEKFIIVSGKDRLILAKGVDAVHKVIKEEGNKKASSTSHMNRSRSPERSPVGPRFGRSESQKSHPSPQNIAQFQQRFGRQERVVEDRIRDDMQKLSRGSPQARAYGNDGARGRSSHSKSPAQPPYTGSSYNSYDGHNQSVGVYRNDGWDTERRGSDMQSGRKFEYPAAPQTLEELELEYKREAMDLGRIRDKEEDEENYKHREAVREMRENYMKKLAILRGTHAKQWEEFLELDAQRQHQRARQQMSSSGFGGYKQASYSDYDGSSANPHYAGANIPMDSRGRYPNPVENYPPSRPHDTYSEFQRQRREDFGKAYHRY
- the LOC117918684 gene encoding uncharacterized protein LOC117918684 isoform X2 — protein: MFGNAGFHWMAKRPEPDDDDFSEIYKEYTGPPRSTTSNVQDKAKTSKRSHASSDEEEEPRDPNAVPTDFTSREAKVWEAKSKATERNWKKRKEEEMICKICGESGHFTQGCPSTLGANRKSQDFFERVPAREKHVKALFTEKVIHKIEKDVGCKIKMEEKFIIVSGKDRLILAKGVDAVHKVIKEEGNKKASSTSHMNRSRSPERSPVGPRFGRSESQKSHPSPQNIAQFQQRFGRQERVVEDRIRDDMQKLSRGSPQAYGNDGARGRSSHSKSPAQPPYTGSSYNSYDGHNQSVGVYRNDGWDTERRGSDMQSGRKFEYPAAPQTLEELELEYKREAMDLGRIRDKEEDEENYKHREAVREMRENYMKKLAILRGTHAKQWEEFLELDAQRQHQRARQQMSSSGFGGYKQASYSDYDGSSANPHYAGANIPMDSRGRYPNPVENYPPSRPHDTYSEFQRQRREDFGKAYHRY
- the LOC117918684 gene encoding uncharacterized protein LOC117918684 isoform X1, which produces MFGNAGFHWMAKRPEPDDDDFSEIYKEYTGPPRSTTSNVQDKAKTSKRSHASSDEEEEPRDPNAVPTDFTSREAKVWEAKSKATERNWKKRKEEEMICKICGESGHFTQGCPSTLGANRKSQDFFERVPAREKHVKALFTEKVIHKIEKDVGCKIKMEEKFIIVSGKDRLILAKGVDAVHKVIKEEGNKKASSTSHMNRSRSPERSPVGPRFGRSESQKSHPSPQNIAQFQQRFGRQERVVEDRIRDDMQKLSRGSPQARAYGNDGARGRSSHSKSPAQPPYTGSSYNSYDGHNQSVGVYRNDGWDTERRGSDMQSGRKFEYPAAPQTLEELELEYKREAMDLGRIRDKEEDEENYKHREAVREMRENYMKKLAILRGTHAKQWEEFLELDAQRQHQRARQQMSSSGFGGYKQASYSDYDGSSANPHYAGANIPMDSRGRYPNPVENYPPSRPHDTYSEFQRQRREDFGKAYHRY
- the LOC117918207 gene encoding flowering time control protein FCA-like; this translates as TKLERLRGDRFGEQPEHHRAPHSGGAFARYTDDHVAPHDRSFDHHRAGFSGDGHHHHNHNHHFNGEPNDSYGGGGFRTIGGGGHVPDHFGPFSGRKRWLNHSGHDYNEGVAFVKLYVGCVPRTVTEEDIRSLFEEHGKIVEVVLLKDKRTGQQQECCFVKYATMDEADRAIKALNNQRTLPGGVAAIKVRYADGERERLANCPTLAKAGLAGPAGPGPAGPAGPAGPAGPAGPPGPAGPAGPAGPAGPARPAGPFEDKLYVGYLNKQASKREIEEIFSPYGIVEDIFIVRDDMKQSRGCGFVKLSNRDMAVAAINALNGNYVMRGCDQPLIVRFADPKKPRIGESRGHVAFGGPKFGPRSQEPLGWPAPNVGDPMWRQFLPNPLYPGSPNSTASSCQVMQSNSSASVQPIPAHSQPQVVSQTANQQPNVPSAVQPPLHTWQQSPSQELQQAHTLQKGSQSLKEAVSEMQKQLHLIPPPTQNLEQQQNSHVTTQQTGSNPQTVASTGTLPPAVLPSIVSSSPAVCASSETADLLECDWSEHICPDGFKYYYNCETCESRWEKPEEYILFLQQLPKHQLLQNPSGQQCQSPCHSQVLSTQQNFQTQIVPLQTELSHQKLHSPSSSSPAGSLSCASIASNKSSHCPTVCPTGSCSSEGIRSCIPANV